The Equus caballus isolate H_3958 breed thoroughbred chromosome 25, TB-T2T, whole genome shotgun sequence nucleotide sequence cTGCCCTGCTGGCTTGTGGTCAGCCCCCTCCTCTGACTCTGCCGTTTCCTCTCGTGGCTCTGGGGGTGAAATTCTGACCAGCCTCCAGTGGCCTTCCTCTGCCTTCCAACTCAGAAGCCTCGTTGTCAGGTCCACAGCAGGGGACAGTTGTGTACTGGACAAGGGTGGGCCACTGGCTTAGGGGGATGCTTGACCCTCAGCCTGAGCTCCTGCACGTCCAAACTTCTCCTGGGGCTCCAGTCCTGCTGTTTGCAAACTGGAGGGAGAGGTGTGCTGGAGTCTTGTCCCGTGGACCATCGAGACTCCGGCTCCCAGCCTCCCTCACCTGCTCCTGGCTTCTCCCCAGatctctggcaagtggttctaTATCGCGTCGGCCTTCCGCAACCCTGAGTACCTTGAGATGACTAAGAAGCTCCAGGCGGCTTTCTTCTACTTAGCCCCCAACAAGAGGGAGGACACGATACAGCTCAGGGAGTACTCGACCATGTGAGACCCCCAcacgcccagcccagccccagcttcTGGCTTCTACCCTGAGCCGCCGGAGGACCTGGAGCAAGGCCTGTCCCCTTCCTGGCCTCGGCCTTCCCCTCCATGGAATGGGGAGGGCTGACCCCAATTGCCAGCAGACTCCTGACCCCAGGTGTCTGTGATGGGTGATTGTCCACTTCTCCTTGACTGACTAACTGTTTTTCTTGCCCCTTCACTCTGGCCCTAGTGGCAACCAGTGCATCTATGACTCCGGCATCTTGAATGTCCAGCGCGACAAAGGGACCTTATCCAAACATGGTGAGAGCAGCCCTCGGGCACAGAGCGGCTGTGTGGAATGGGGAGGACGTGGGCGGGCGAGTCGACAGGAAGGGATGAGGCCAAAGCCCTTGGGGCTGTGGACACAGAGAGAATACGAGACAGGCCTGCTTCTTCTGTCTCCGTGGTCCTGGCGCCTGCACACTGTAATAGTCACCAGTTTCGAGTTCTGACTTTGTGCCCAGCACCCTGAAGCCCCTGGCATGCTTTAACCCACTTAATTCTCACAGACAACCCTAGGAGGACATTAGGCAATCAGATGAGCAAACAGGAAAACAGAGATGTCAAGTAGTTTCCCGAGGTCACACACTTGCAGTGAGACCTCGGATGAAACCCCAGGCTGGCTCCGTGCCGCCTCTCAATCATCCATCTCTATCCCCCGGTTACTAAGGGGGCAGCCTGCGCATTGGGCAGGCAGTGACTTCACCCCCGTCGCACCATCACTGCAGAGAGGGCACATAGTAGGAGCACAGGATGGCGATGGACGTGGACCCACAGCACATAGCAGCCCCGGGTCCCTCCCCAGGCCTCGttttcatctgcaaaacgggGAGGAAGTGGCTGATGGCCACAGTCTGCGTGCAGCTCCTGGGCTTCCACACGAGGAATGGGCTCCTGCAgggcctggcgcacagtaggAGCCAGGGACATGGGGCCCAAGTGAGCCCCTGGCAGTCACCCcttggctgtgtggccctgggcacaCAAGTGTCCTCACAGGTGTGATGGGAACTGTGATGCTGTCCCTGTGGTCTCACCAGAGGCTTCCTCCTCCAGCGCTGGGCAGAGAACATGTTGGCTACTTGTGGCTCACCAAGGACCCCAGAACCTTCATGATTCTCTACTTCCCGGATGACAAGCAGAATGTGGGGCTGGCCATCTACGGTAGGGGCCCCTCCAACCCCCGCCCACCCAGGCCTCAAGCTGGGACCCTCTGCTGCTGGGGCTGGACCCTCAGGAACACATCCTGCCCTTGCCTCCTAGCCAGGCCTGACCCTGGGACCACCCGGTCCTGGGGCTGGGCCCCCCGAACCCCAGGCTTCCCTGGCCTCCCACCCAGGCTCCCAGCATCCTCACCCAGCCCCGTGCTCCCTCCTGCAGTGGACAGGCCTGAGGTGACCCAGGAGCAAATGAGTGAGTTCTATGAATCCATTGCGTGCGTGGGCATGGACAAGTCGGAAATCATATACGCTGATGAGAAACAGGTGAGTGCAAGGAGGGCTGGGCAGTGGGCACCCTGAGGGTGGTCCTGCCTGGGGCAGCCCCTGAGGTTCAGGGAGGCAAAGCTGCCAGCCAAGACGAGACACCTGTGACACCAGTGGCACAAATCCCCCCCGCCATTGCTCCCGGGAACCATGGGAAAGGGCTGATGGACACAGATGCTGGAAGTGGTGCCCTGGCCTGTGGCCTGCCGCCCCACCTTCTGGCTAGGGGACAACGGAGGCCACACGGCCTCCTGGAGCCTCAGTCCCATTATCTGTACAATGGTGGTGAGGATGCAGGAGGCCAGCATGAGGGATGGGCGGGCATAAGTACTCAGTAAACGCCAGCTTTTCCCAAGGGTTTGAGGCCCCATTTTAGAGGTGAataagctgaggctcagagagggaaagtgactcgcccaaggtcacccagctcagaagtggcagagccaggctggagcCCTGGGTGGGCTGGACCACTGTCACAGGTCATTCCATCTTCCCCCAGAGACCCCCGCTCTCCCTGTCACCATGccctctctccccatcttctAGGATCAGTGTGGGCCGCTGGATAAGGAGCacgaggaggaaaggaagaagaaacaggaggAGGCCTAGGAGGACGCAGCCCTGGGTTGGGGCCTCAGGGACTTGGAGGTGCCCTCAGCCCCTGCCCACGCTTTGTACCTCCATTCCTTCCCTCAGTGACAACAATAAAGCTTCTTCCTTTGGGACGGGCACTtgtcattcactcattctgtCATTcgctccttcattcattcattctcattgaAGTCCGCCCTGAGTTGAGCCCTGGCCAAGCACTGGACAAGGCCCTGCCCCTGGTTCACAGGGTTCCCTGGGACCCCAGCACCCGTGCCAGGACAGATGACCACGGGCCTGAGCACAGTGGGAGCCCAGCTCGGAGACAATTCTCCCTGTGTAGGGAAGTCTGGGTGGGCTGCCTGGAAGGGGCGTCTGAACCGGTCTGGAAAGATAGGAACTGGATAGCACATCTGTTCCTGCTGCAGCCCAAGGATCTGGGAGGACGCGTTGGAGGAAGTTGAGGCGGAGGACACCACGTAGGGGTTCAGGTGGACGAGGGGCTGGGAGGACTCGGGCGTGTGGTCTGAGCAGGCGGACCTTACTGAGGACATGCCCCTGGccatgaggggaggggaggcgaggCGGGAGGGGCCAAAGCGGAGGCAGGAAGACTCGAGGGGGGCTGCGAGGAGCATCGTGGCAAAGGCACGGGCCTGGGGCAGCCCGGGGCAGACCTGGGGTACGCGGGGGCTTGGGGCCTGGGCTAGAAGGGCTATATGTCTCCATGACACATCCTGAGACACTCGCCTGATCCCAGGAGGAGGACACCACACCTATGGGTGAGGTCATCCCATGGGAGCCAGGGCCCCTCCTCACAGGCCCCTCCAGTCAAAAGGTTTATGGCTCTGACAGGCAGATGGGGAAAGTAGGAGACACAGAAGCCaccagagggaggcaggcagagtcTGGGAATGTGCACCCAGCAGGCCCCCTGGCGGGGGACTCAGCGTCCAACCGCCCCCCACACACTTGACTTCAGGGACCACAAGTCGAGGACACACACCACAGACCTGGGCGCCTTTGGGAATGTTTTTGGGTTTGTTGgcccacttcttttctttttgagattgattttcattctcttcatttgCCATCGTAAcgaaaatagatttttaaatgccTCAAATATACAGATATCACTGATGCACACACATTCCAGAAGAGCTGAGGTATGCGCTGCTACAGGGTGGGGGCAGGACACGGCCTGGCAGGAGCTGCCCACTGGCCAGAGTCCCAGGGACCCCGGAGTAGAGCGGGGTCTCAGAGGAGGTGTGGGAGGGACCGTGGCGGCCTGCTTCCCGGGCCCTCCGTGAGTGTGTCTGTCCCTGGAGCCCCTGGGAAAGGCCTCGCCACCCACGGGGAGGCTGGGCACCCGTCACCCTCAGCTGTGCCATCCTACAACGGCCCAGTGGTCTCAAGGTGCCCCATGGGCCACCAGTCACCAGTGGAGGGTTCCCAGCCACGTCCGTCCCAGAGACAGATGCTCCGGAGAGGCTTGTGACAGTTGGTGGCAGGTGTGCCCCAGAGCCCCTggcctctcccttcttctccGGCCTCCTACGGAGGATGCAAGGCAGGACCCCTCCTCAGTTTACaacatctgtccatccatctataAATCCATATTATTGGCTGGAGGAGGACAAGTGCAGGACAAGGAGCCCGCATGGTGGCGCCTGGACGGAGGGCAGCCTCAGTCCCAGCAGATGCTCCAGGGCTGGTCCCCTGGGCAGCCACTTCTCTTGATGACCAGCCTGTTGCCCCTTCTGGTTTGAAAACACTGAGGCTGAGCAGGCAGGGCCTGTGCTGGGGGGCCTCCTCCTGAGGGTCCCCGGGGCCTTCAGGAGGGGCTTCAGCCCACTCCTCACCTGGGGACAGCGGTGGTGGCCTGCCTTCTGCTGGGGTTTGGAGCCAACCCGTCCTAAGACCCCACTGGGCCTCTGGTCCTgacactctgggcctcagtttctccacctctAAAATGGGAAGAGTAAAGGCCTAGTTGGAGGGATGTGTTagaaagatgaaggaagaaaaCGGGCGTGTCTGACCCAGAACAGGGGCTCAGGAAGGAGTAGTTCAATCTGcccattcattcaatatttccTCACCATAGAGCACGTGCCAGCCCATGTGCTCGGCCCTGGGGTTGAATGTGGAAGGAACAACATGGACCCCGAGGCCTCCTTGGACCTTCTAATCCCAGAGCCAGATCTCGGACAGACCAGGATCATCCCAGGCTCTGCAGAAAACCCCCTTCCTGGCAGAGGTCACATACTGGAGTCCCACGTGCAAGTGGGGGGCACTGGAACAACAAGACAAGAACAGTTAGGGGTCTGCAGGAGGCAGCAGGTCTGGTCCAATCACCCAGGCCAGCAGGTGGAGAGgtccctgcccagcctggccctgcaggACTTGGGCTGGTGGGTTAAAGTCTGAGGACCATGGGCCGACCTCATGAGATGCAGCACCCATTTTCTAGGGAGTGACTCCTGCATTCACTGGAGGCCATGCAGTGTAGGGTTCCTAGAAAGTGGTGATGGGCAAGAAGAGGGTGTGGCCCTGTGTCTGGAATAAAGTgtggcagggagacagggggaTAAGAAGCAGCTTGCCCAAAtaaagcaggaaggaggagggaggaccTGGCTGGAGTCTTTCCCTGGCGTCTTGCCCGGCAGATGTGAACTCTGCTCTCATTGCTGACCCCCCACTCTCTAAGCTCCATTATGGACAGAGTGAGAAAGGGGCTTTGCTGGGATCTGAACATCGTCTCTCctaagaagacacacagatggccagcAAGCACATGAACCGATGCTCCCCTCCAGCAGCAGGACCTtggcccagcctctcctcctgcaAGGGCTCTGGTTCCCCACCGGAAACAGCCATATGGAGCTGCGTCCCCGGGGAGATCCCACAGGATCATCTAGCTAACAGCTCTGTCCGTGGCCTGGCCACGGAAACGCTCTGTACGTGCAGCCACTGAGGCCCATGACCGGAGGGCTGGGCGGGCAGGGCTGGGTCCACACCCGGAGCCACTgagctcccaggagatgctgatccGAATCAGCTgaacccaataaacaggcttctgaatcctcctccctccttcGGGGACTATGCGGGGTGACTGCTGGGCTCCCACACACCTTCTGAGAATTGGAGGACCAGCTCGGCCTGAAAGTTACCCAAAACTCCCCACGGGCAGAgctaaaaaaaaaccaagaacgAAAACACAAACAGCcaaacagaaaaccaacaaaaagcCATCCCGGCCTGAAAGCCTCCGACGCAGGCGCTGTGCGGCGGCCGACCAGCAGGGGGCAGCGCAGGCCCGGTCCGCTTCCTGAAGCGCAGGGCCCCGGCCACTGAGCATGCGCAGTCTGCTGATTGACAGCTGGAGACTCTCCTGGGCACAATCAGGGCCAATTTCAGCAGCCTCAGACGCGCTGTGGGTACCGGCCGCCCTCCATGTACGATGCGTCCTCCAGACACTAGTTCATTTGATCCTCACTACAGCCCACTTCACAgaggggaactgaggcccagaggagcagTGTGACCCGCCCAAGGTGACAGGGCTACCTCTGGCCGTCTGTCAGGCACCAAGGACCAGGGCCTTTCCCCTCCCCGCGTCCGTCCAGGCCTGGGGAGCGCAGCCTGGATAGTTTTGTCCACAGACCTGAGCCTCGAAGGACATGGAACGAACCGCCTCGGAAGTGGAGAGACCCCACGGGCGCTCAGAGCTGCATCCTGGTCCCCAAATTCCAGCGAGACCGTCCTGCCCCATGAGCAGGGCACAGCGGGCATCTCCACCAGCTCCGCACAGGCCTGCGCATGCGCCTTGGCCTCACACAGAGGATGGAACCGGGGTTCCCTAAAGACCCGCCCCACTTGGTTGTGAGGTAGAGACCACATTGGGGGCAGAAGTCCTCGCGGGGACTGAGCGTGGATGGTGCCTTAGCCTCTGTTCCCACCCAGCAACCTCTGTCACAGCAACGCTGGCCGCTTGCTATCCTCAGACACAGGCCTCTGAGGACAGGCCATTGAAGAGGATGCCCTACGGATGCATTGATGCTGGACGCTCCTTGTGTGTCCACTTTTCTGGCTCCATTTGCTGACATCTctctgagtccaggttcctgcaGGTTCGGTGAGCAGAGCCTAACTCTGAGGGTCACGCACTCACACGCAGGGCCTCTGAGAAGCTGTTCAAAAACCCCAGCGACAATTTCTCAAGAGAGACGAGGGTGCAGAGTAAGGAGGGCGTTGGCTCACGTTCCACTTGACACTTGGAGTTCGGCCCCCGCCTCGGCCCCtgggctgccctccctcccctctctgtctgtGGAAACCCTAACTTCCCGTCCAGACCCGGGTTCTTCCTGCCCTGACTCAGCCCCTCGCTCCTGGGTCCCCCAAAACTTTCCCATCTTGTTCAAGCTCATGTCTCTACTCCCAGCAGAAGATGCTTGTCCCTCTGTCTCCCCACCAGATAGTGAGCCAGGGCTTCCCCATCTCACACCCCGGTACCCTACAGCTCAGAGATGCTCAGGAAATTCTACTGAAGGGACCCCAGGCTCCAGAGGAGCAAAGTGCAGGCCGTGCATGGGGAGAGGACGCGGAGAGGCCATGGGACTTCCCTCCACCACCGGAACGGGACCAGGCTGGGAGATGCTGGGGTGCCCTCTGCAAGGCTGCTGTCCTCCCGGTGGAGCCCCCAAAGCAGCCAGCCTGAGATGGGACCTCATGAGCTGCCAGCATCTGGCAGGAAATCCTGTCAgcatttctctccatccctccctgaAGCTCCAGAGTCTGGTTCTGAGGGCGTGGTGGGCATGGCGGCAGAGGATCCCCCTAAACCCCCCCATAAACGCCCTCCTCAGAGAGCATCAGGGTGTGGGCCCGGCCTGGCTGTCCTCAGGCTGCGACAGGCTCTCCATCCACTCCTGGGCCAGCTGTTGGGCGAGGAGCCCCTCAGGGTGACTTCTTGCCTGGTGGCCCCTGGCCCGAGGGGTGAGTGTGTGCTGGCGCCACCTCCAGCTCTCGGATGAGTGCACAGAAGGAGCGGGGACCCCTTTCTGGCTCTGCCCCAGCACAGAGTCCAGGGTGGTGGTTCCCTGGGAACTCCCCAAGCGGGCACATGTTGGGGTTtcccaggtgaactgtgggggcaCTGGCTCTGGGGAGCTCCGTCCCCAGGTGAcccctgggaggcagggctgaggcTGCATGCTGCCTGCAGACCCGGAGGGCAGCTCTGGTTCCTTTCTCAGGCCCAAGGCTGCTGAATGGGGCGGGGACTCGGAATCCCACTCGGGGGTCCCCTGCCGTCTCTGGGTTGTTTGTGTGAGAGTCTCAGTCTCTCTGACTTAATTCCTCAGTGGTTGAATGCCAGCTGGCCCTTCAAATGCTTCTTCCCTGCAAACTCACTCCCCTCCTGAGTTCCCATCTCTGGATCGGCGCCAACTGTTTGGTCAGCCAGAAATCTGAGTCGTTCTAGACCCTTCTCCTTCCCTGAGCACCCCCGAGAGTTAGCCAGCTCCCAAGTCCTGTGGGTCCAACGTCTAACATCTCTTCTCAGATGCACCCCCTCCCCACTGGTCCCTCATCCCTCCCGGGGTGAGGCAGGCTTCTCAGCAGTCTCTCGGCCTCTTTCCTCACCCTCCTGGTGGCCTGAGAGCTGGCTCTACAACGTACCCCGACCACACCCCTGCCTGCTGGGCACCCATCACTGTCCTCGGATGGGGCTGCAGGCATCCACGAACATTCCGTGAGCACCTTCTCTGAGCCCCGCCACCCTCGGGAGGCCTCCCCGACCACACGGTGCAAGAAATGGACTCACCATGGTATTGGGAAACAAGCTTGGATATTGCAAGAATTTGTTGGCTTTATGCTGAAAGGGAGAAACTGGGAAGTTAGTCACTTGTGCTTTCTCTGAGCCCTAAGTCTCCTCTGATGCTCCCTGAGCTCTGAAGCAGGTCCGTCTCCTGTGTCGGTAGCAGCATCCTCCACAAAGGCTCAGCACAGCCGGGGACAGCAGCCCGATGGTTCAGGGACCGAGTGCCAAATGCGAGGAACTGTTCCCCAGGGTGTGAACAGTGTTGGTTGTGATAGAGGATGTTGAGGGCTGTGGGTCACTCTGTGCCAGGACCAGGACCAGATCCCAAGTGACAGAAGTGCTTATGTGTTCTTCAgtaaactctgtgtgtgtgtgtgtgtgtgtgtgtgtgtgtgtgtgtgatatgtgtgTGATAAGTTCTGGGCTCTGGGCAGGAGCCTGAATGGCCCAGGTCTCATGGTGGTTCTCTCCCCACCCATCGTGCAGCCTCTCCTTGAAATAAACAGTGTCTGGCATCGTCCCATGTCCCGTCATCTCACACCTGGACCACTGCCGCAGCCTCCCGCTGCTCTCCCAGACGCTTGCCCCTCCTCctgtcctcccaccctccccactgcACACACAGAGTGATCTATCTAGAGAACAAATCTGAATACTCACCCCCACACACTCAATTACCCCTGAATTCCCCAGAGTCCACTGCGAACTCCTCAGCCTGGCTCCGTGCCCtgcaggctcagatcccagcAACCTCTCAGCAACCACCCTGGTCCCTCCAAACCCATCACAGGCTCCAGCCACACAGCCCTGCCAGGTCCTTCACACTCCGTGTTCTCACCTGTGCTCTCCCCTCCCGAAGAACTCCAACCATTTTTCCAAGACTCAGATTAGAGCAATGCAAATTCAAAACACAAACTGAGCTgatcaaagagaaagagaaaaaagggaattcCAATTCTGGCCAGGATGACGAGAAAGAGATTCAATTGTTCATCGCCAAGTTGGCACAGCATTAAAAATCGtcagtgttctttcatttctcctgttTTCAACTCTGTTTTGGGGGAGAGATTTTTGAATCGTCTTAGCTGAGCTGTAACTGgcatacagtgaaatgcacacaTTGTCGGTTCCGGTGCAATGGGTTCTCACAGGTGTACAGTACATGTGTCCTCACCAGCACAGTGCACATGCAGAACGTCGCCCTCCACTGCAGACAGTCCTCCCGGGCCTTTTGGCAATCACGCtgtcctcctcgccctgggcagCCACCGATCTGATTTCCGTCATTATAGATTAGCACTGGCGTGTCTAGAACTTGATATGAATGGAACCTGATGGTAGGAGCTCTGCGAGTCTGGCTTCCTTGGCTCAGTGCCAGGTTTCTGAGATTCCTTCATGGTGTtatctgcatccacattccactCCTTTTCATTCCTGAGTGACATCCCATTGTGTGAAAATGTCTCATTTTggttttccattttacttttgaCGGACATTTGAATTGTCTCCAGTTTCTGGCTATTTTGAATAACGCTAAAGTCTTACACACGACatatgcttttctctctcttgaataGTGTGGTGAGTGGAGAAGGAATTTGGTCTGTGACACTTAcctcaaagggaaaaaatcacAATATAAAACTCTACAGCTATAactctatctcaataaagctggaaaacatcaaacaaaatactgtaaagagaggacatgattcagtAAGTTATGTTGATGCAAATCATCAATAATCAATCTAACAACCAAACTTGGGCTGAaattattatgagccagatctgaggaccagCCCggagccttccttccccaaggagaGAGGGGCACCAAAGACGAGGGGTGTGCAGAGTGGGTATggaccatcttggaacaaagatgTACGCATCACTTAggataggaatgtcccttttacaactgTCATGAGAGCTTAggtggcacagcaggtcagtggtcacgaGGTGAGGGGTCACAAGGCAAGCACAGCAGGTCGGGAACTAAttcttagtttagggagagacgCTTATCCCTAAAGAAATGCCCATATGGGGCAGCCACATCCCTGTCTGAGGGCATCATCCTGTCTTTGGTACACAGTAAATACATAAAGCAGACAGACAATGTACAATGCACGCTCGACAGGC carries:
- the LOC100050034 gene encoding alpha-1-acid glycoprotein 1 codes for the protein MALPWVLTVLSLLPLLDAQSPVCANFRASPITDATLDRISGKWFYIASAFRNPEYLEMTKKLQAAFFYLAPNKREDTIQLREYSTIGNQCIYDSGILNVQRDKGTLSKHALGREHVGYLWLTKDPRTFMILYFPDDKQNVGLAIYVDRPEVTQEQMSEFYESIACVGMDKSEIIYADEKQDQCGPLDKEHEEERKKKQEEA